The genomic stretch TAGATGAATTAATGCTGACAGAATATTTTAAAGATCTGGATGTTGATGCGGCAGTTTCGGTGGATCGGCCTGTGTTTGTAAATTATGAAACGTCCGTGTTTTATTCTCCCTCGCTCGGAGGGGTAACTAGCTCTTTAAACAGGTATGTCGATTTTAATATTTGGGGTATTTGTGCTGTTGGGAGTAGCGTGTACGTTATGGCTACTTATAAGGTCATGCCTTCCTATATTTATTTGTCCCAGACGACTTTCAGTTTAGGCAACCCGACAATTCTTCAATTCTATGATAGTCCGGTTTCACTAAAAGTTAACCGGAATTCATTGTTTGCCGGGAGTAAATCATGTAGTTGCCTGTATTACACGTGTGAGGATGGTATATATTATTGGGATTTGAAGAAACAGTTGTCAACAACACCTGTTATTTCGATACCCGTGGGAATGGAAATTACTAGTTTGTCGATGAACCCGGATGGGACCTTGTTATATGTTGGTTTGTACGAAAAAGAAGGAACGGAAGCTTTGAAAGGGCATTTATATGTTTATGATGTGAAGACTTCTATTTTGATAAGTCAATACCGTAATATTGCAGATAAACCTGTTGCGATTATTTATAAAGAACGAGCGTAGTAGAACGAGCAACCTTAAAATTTGAAAAATAATTTGTAAGAATCTGATATGATGTTGAATACAATTATTAACTTTGCTGACAGTGTGTAAACGCATTTTATTTAATAATCAAAAAAATCAAGGGGCATGAAAAGAGTTTTTTTCTTTATTCAAATTTTATTTTTAATAGCTTTATTTTCCGGGGGTAACCGGGATATAGAGGCTGGTAATATGAAGATGTCTTCGCTACCTTCACAAGCTCGGGATCAGGCGTATTATTCGCAGTTGGAACAGAGTGGTAATCGTTATACGAAAGATCATAGTTGGTTGAAAAATGGAGATGATTTTATACAGGTGGGTATTTCTTATGATCATGTAGGGGCAATAGGGGGAGCTGTTGGTTTTATCATTCCGGCCAAGGCGGTAGATGAAACTTTTGTAAAGGGTGAATTGTTAGCAGAAATTGAAGGTGCTAGTGGTAGGACTGAATTACATGCACCGTGTGCCGGAGTGGTGAAGGGAATAAATCCAATGATTGAAACTCCTTACGATATGCAAGCGAATCAAGTTTGGGTATACAAATGTCATTTGAAAAGAGATCAATTAGAGAATTTGATGGGTGATCAAGAGTACGCTGATTACATCAAATAAGACTTTCCTTCTTTTATATTAGAGTTTGTCTATCTCCACTCTTCAGTTTACATCCTTTTCATATTTTGTCGTTATCCTTTCGTTATCTCTTCGTTCCTAGGAGCGGGTAGATAACGAGGGCATAACGAAGACATAACAACACATATGTAGGAGAAAGAGTGGAGATGGATAATTAGAAGTAATCAGAAAGATTTACCATCGATATTCTTCCCTGGATATTGCGCATAGTTGAGTTACAGCTGACTTAAAGCCGAGTTGAATCGTCTTTGCTGTTACGGGTTTCCTTGATGTGTATTTTGGGGCAAGTGTTCATGCGCTTAAATGAGGTAGAATATAGCTTTTTTATTTATACACCCTGTTTGTTTCCAAAAAGAGATATGTGCAGTCGATCGCAGAAGCGCCATCCATTCCGGATGCAATGTTCCAAAGTTTTAGGAATCGAGAGGTTTAATTCTTCGGGTGTGGCACCCATGGGCATTAACAAGATGTCTTCGTTTGTCCATCCATCTAGTTGCCTCAAAAGTGCTTGGATTTCGATCACGTCGTTTTCCCCGGAGTAAACGAATTTTAGTTGAAAGTCTTTTTTGTTTTCGCGTGCGTGCGTGATAAATGATTGTATGGCCGGGATGTTAATACGGGTATTGTTGTGGTGGTCCGCGTAAGGAGCGGGAGGAACAGAGCCGGATAATTTGGGTGAAAGACTAAAAAAGTCGATCATCCCGGCACACTCTTCTACATAAATCGTGGCGTTGGTTTCGACGGTCATGTGAAAATGGGGCTCTTTTTTTAATTGCATACACAATTCTCTGACTTTATCCGCTTGCAAGAAGGGTTCACCACCCGTGATCACGATATGATCTATGTTTCCCCGGTTGTGATCGATAATTTGCACGATTTCTCTTATGGGCAGGGAGAATGAATTCTCAACTTTAAAAGCGGCGTATGCCGTGTCACATTCGCAAGTATTCCCGGCCAGTGTTTTCCACGTGCAATGGAGATTACACCCGGCTAGCCGGATAAACAAGGAAGGTATACCGTTTAATTTTCCCTCGCCCTGAATCGTTCCCGGCACGTGTAATCCAGAGGCGGGCAGTTCCTTTAGCAATTTACCGTCCTTGTCTTTCGTGATCGGGAAAATACCGTCCTTCGCCAAATGTAACATACATGAGCTTTTTAATTTTTATCTTTTAGTTTTTATCTTTTATCTCTTATCTTATTCCTTCCCACCACTGATCATCTTTCCATTCTTCCCGGATAGCTTCGGAAAAACGGATGTCATGAATGTTGAAGTTCACGAGTTGCAGGTCTTCCCGGAAAGCTTCGGCGTACCCGGTTGCTGTTTCATGTACCCGAACGGAAGAGAGCCGTACGTTTCCTTCCCCGTTTTTATGCTCCGTGTTTTGTAGGATTTTGTCGATCAGGTAAAGGAACAACAAAGCGTATCCTTCTGCAGAAGGGGAGACGGGGATTTCAGCCACCCGACGGTTGTATTTGTAGATAAAAGTCTTCAACTCGTCGGATTCTTCCTGCCACAGCGAGTAGGTATGGTCGAAACTATCCACAAGTTCCTTCACTTTATCCAGCAGCACGAAGTCTATCACCATATATCCCCGGTCCAGCTTGTCGGACGTGATAAATACTTCCACGATATACGAATGTCCATGAATGTTCTCCCGACAACGGTGTGAAGAACAATTCCGCACGATGTGTGCCCCTTCGAATTTGAATAACTTTCTGATTAACATTGATCAATTATTAAATTTTAGATCCTACTAATTTCTTGATTTTAGATTTTCCCCCACGAAGTCCACGCTTTTTCTACCGTAAATCGTAATTCATAAATCATAAATTAAATCGTTTTTTTCATTTTCAATTCTCCATTTTCAATAAGACAACGGGTCCTTTATTCCCGCCTCTTCAAATGCTTTTGCCCGGAGAAGGCAGCTATCGCAAGTACCGCAGGGTTTTTTGCCGCCGCGGTAACAAGTCCAGGTGAGGCTGTAATCAACTCCTAAACGATTCCCCAGACGTACTTCGTCGGCCTTGGTCATGTGCATGAAAGGGGCGTGAAGGGTGATCTTTTGTTTTTTCTCGGCGCCGAGAACGGTTCCCAAGTTTATAGTTTGTTCCATGGAGCGGATGA from Butyricimonas virosa encodes the following:
- a CDS encoding 7-carboxy-7-deazaguanine synthase QueE, which encodes MLHLAKDGIFPITKDKDGKLLKELPASGLHVPGTIQGEGKLNGIPSLFIRLAGCNLHCTWKTLAGNTCECDTAYAAFKVENSFSLPIREIVQIIDHNRGNIDHIVITGGEPFLQADKVRELCMQLKKEPHFHMTVETNATIYVEECAGMIDFFSLSPKLSGSVPPAPYADHHNNTRINIPAIQSFITHARENKKDFQLKFVYSGENDVIEIQALLRQLDGWTNEDILLMPMGATPEELNLSIPKTLEHCIRNGWRFCDRLHISLFGNKQGV
- a CDS encoding 6-pyruvoyl trahydropterin synthase family protein codes for the protein MLIRKLFKFEGAHIVRNCSSHRCRENIHGHSYIVEVFITSDKLDRGYMVIDFVLLDKVKELVDSFDHTYSLWQEESDELKTFIYKYNRRVAEIPVSPSAEGYALLFLYLIDKILQNTEHKNGEGNVRLSSVRVHETATGYAEAFREDLQLVNFNIHDIRFSEAIREEWKDDQWWEGIR